Proteins encoded within one genomic window of Companilactobacillus zhachilii:
- a CDS encoding histidine phosphatase family protein, protein MELYFVRHGKTEWNLEGKYQGGHGDSPLLPESLHDISLLAKRLQNTKIDHMYSSPLPRAKTTAETLIKDLKHQIPLSIVRDLREFDLGIMEGRKFSELEEEMPEVIYAFRNDPTNYDYGLIRGESFEKVAERTTKAVKKIVAENDEQSNIVIVSHGAALVTMIQSLLGTKIADIRKNGGLSNTSLTHLRYEDGYFRLIKWNETGYLNKKLESSDTI, encoded by the coding sequence ATGGAATTGTATTTTGTCAGACATGGAAAGACCGAATGGAACTTAGAGGGAAAGTATCAAGGTGGACATGGTGATTCACCATTACTACCAGAAAGTTTGCATGATATCAGTCTGTTGGCAAAAAGACTTCAGAATACAAAGATTGATCATATGTATTCGAGTCCATTACCCCGTGCTAAAACTACTGCAGAAACATTGATCAAAGATTTGAAACATCAAATTCCGTTATCAATTGTCCGTGACTTGCGTGAATTTGATTTGGGTATCATGGAAGGTCGTAAATTCTCTGAGCTAGAAGAGGAAATGCCCGAAGTAATTTACGCTTTTAGAAATGATCCAACTAACTATGATTATGGTTTGATTCGAGGGGAATCATTTGAAAAAGTTGCTGAACGGACGACCAAAGCGGTTAAAAAAATCGTGGCCGAAAACGATGAACAAAGTAATATTGTTATCGTCAGTCACGGGGCAGCTTTAGTTACTATGATCCAATCACTTTTAGGCACCAAAATAGCTGATATCCGCAAAAACGGTGGGCTATCGAATACTAGTTTGACGCATTTACGCTATGAGGATGGCTATTTTAGATTAATTAAATGGAATGAGACAGGATATCTGAACAAGAAACTAGAGAGTTCGGATACTATTTGA
- the mnmA gene encoding tRNA 2-thiouridine(34) synthase MnmA yields the protein MDNKKKRVVVGMSGGVDSSVSALLLKQQGYEVIGVFMKNWDDTDDSGVCTATEDYEDVAKVANKIGIPYYSVNFEKEYWDRVFEYFLDEYRKGRTPNPDVMCNKEVKFKAFLDYANKLNADYIAMGHYAQTFRDDNGVVHLLRGGDANKDQTYFLSTVQQDQLQKALFPIGGMQKSEVRRIAEEAGLATAKKKDSTGVCFIGERNFRKFLSEFLPAQAGTMMTPDGEVKGKHAGLMYYTIGQRSGLGLGGNGKSNEPWFVVGKDMSKNILYVDQGYDNPALYADHLDASDLSFITGLDYGDTFHSTAKFRYRQQDVGVTVHVLDDGKVNVEFDNPVRAITPGQEVVFYDGEECLGGATIDAAYMAEKKLQYI from the coding sequence ATGGATAATAAGAAGAAGCGTGTTGTAGTAGGTATGAGTGGTGGCGTTGATTCGTCAGTTAGTGCACTTCTTTTGAAACAACAAGGCTATGAGGTTATCGGAGTTTTCATGAAGAACTGGGATGACACTGATGACTCTGGTGTATGTACTGCAACTGAGGATTATGAGGATGTTGCTAAGGTTGCCAACAAGATTGGTATTCCTTACTACTCAGTTAACTTTGAGAAGGAGTATTGGGACCGTGTGTTCGAATATTTCTTGGATGAGTATCGTAAGGGTAGAACTCCAAACCCTGATGTTATGTGTAACAAGGAAGTTAAGTTCAAGGCCTTCCTTGACTATGCTAATAAGTTAAATGCTGACTACATTGCTATGGGTCATTATGCCCAAACATTCCGCGATGACAATGGTGTTGTTCACTTGTTACGTGGTGGTGATGCTAACAAGGACCAAACATACTTCCTAAGTACTGTTCAACAAGATCAACTACAAAAGGCTTTGTTCCCAATCGGTGGTATGCAAAAGTCAGAAGTACGTCGTATTGCTGAAGAGGCTGGTTTAGCTACTGCTAAGAAGAAGGATTCAACAGGTGTATGTTTCATCGGTGAGAGAAACTTCCGTAAGTTCCTAAGCGAATTCTTGCCTGCCCAAGCTGGTACAATGATGACACCAGATGGTGAAGTTAAAGGTAAGCATGCTGGTTTGATGTACTATACAATCGGTCAAAGATCAGGACTTGGTCTTGGCGGAAATGGTAAGTCAAACGAGCCTTGGTTCGTAGTTGGTAAGGATATGTCAAAGAACATTCTTTACGTTGACCAAGGATATGACAATCCAGCACTATACGCCGATCATTTGGATGCATCAGACCTATCATTTATCACAGGCTTAGACTATGGCGATACATTCCATTCCACAGCTAAGTTCAGATATCGTCAACAAGACGTCGGCGTTACAGTTCACGTCTTGGACGATGGTAAGGTAAACGTAGAGTTTGATAATCCAGTACGTGCTATCACACCAGGACAAGAAGTTGTCTTTTATGATGGTGAAGAGTGCCTAGGAGGAGCAACAATCGACGCTGCTTATATGGCAGAGAAGAAGTTGCAGTATATCTAA
- a CDS encoding cysteine desulfurase family protein, giving the protein MAFIYLDNAATTPMATPVVDVIHDQMANNFGNASATNYFGRQARKVLDESRHTIAQSINAKDSEIVFTSGGTESDNTAIIETALSRQKLGKHIITTAIEHEAILKPLAYLESLGFEVTYLKPNERGEVTAEQVKNALRDDTILVSIMYGNNEVGSMNPIKEIGEVLEDHQAFFHTDAVQAFGMEDIDVKKEHIDMLSTSAHKINGPKFIGFLYINDAISIPSFVKGGDQETKRRAGTENVPAIAGFAKAVELITPEEKQARQVRYFGFKQTIQNILKENNIKFAINGPTDAHALNHVMNLYLPGVDRGVLLTRLDLEGFAISGGSACTAGSLEPSHVLIAMYGEDSPRVHDSVRISFGKDNTEEEVVKFTNKLIEIVSDLTN; this is encoded by the coding sequence GTGGCATTTATTTATTTAGATAATGCTGCCACCACACCGATGGCTACACCTGTAGTCGATGTGATTCATGACCAGATGGCTAATAATTTTGGTAATGCTTCAGCTACCAATTATTTTGGTCGTCAGGCACGAAAAGTCTTAGATGAAAGTCGCCATACGATTGCTCAAAGTATTAACGCTAAAGACTCAGAAATTGTCTTTACTAGTGGTGGTACTGAAAGTGATAATACAGCGATTATCGAAACAGCATTATCTAGACAAAAATTAGGTAAACATATCATTACAACTGCTATTGAACATGAGGCTATCCTCAAACCTTTAGCATATCTTGAATCATTAGGATTTGAAGTAACATATTTGAAACCTAATGAACGTGGTGAAGTGACTGCCGAACAAGTTAAAAATGCCCTCAGAGACGATACTATTTTAGTATCAATCATGTATGGCAATAACGAAGTCGGCTCCATGAACCCTATCAAGGAAATTGGAGAAGTTCTAGAAGATCATCAAGCCTTTTTCCATACTGATGCTGTTCAAGCATTTGGAATGGAAGATATTGATGTAAAAAAAGAACACATTGATATGTTATCGACATCAGCTCATAAAATTAATGGGCCTAAATTTATCGGTTTTCTTTATATCAATGATGCAATTTCAATTCCATCATTTGTTAAAGGAGGCGACCAAGAAACCAAACGACGTGCTGGGACAGAAAATGTTCCTGCCATCGCTGGGTTTGCTAAAGCCGTCGAACTGATTACTCCGGAAGAAAAACAAGCTAGACAAGTTAGATATTTTGGTTTTAAACAAACAATTCAAAATATTTTAAAAGAAAATAATATAAAATTTGCTATCAATGGGCCAACAGATGCCCATGCTTTGAATCATGTGATGAATTTGTATTTGCCAGGAGTTGATCGTGGCGTCTTGTTAACTAGATTAGACTTGGAAGGTTTTGCTATCTCCGGTGGCTCGGCATGTACTGCTGGTAGTTTGGAACCTTCACACGTATTGATTGCGATGTATGGTGAAGATAGTCCGCGAGTTCATGATTCAGTTAGAATTAGTTTTGGTAAAGATAACACTGAAGAAGAAGTTGTTAAATTTACCAACAAATTGATTGAAATCGTTTCCGACTTGACTAATTAG
- a CDS encoding 5'-methylthioadenosine/adenosylhomocysteine nucleosidase, with translation MKIGVIVPMEEEIKLMKESLTDVKEESVAGVEFTIGKYKNHDVYLAQSGIGKVQAGITTALINDRYQPDFVVNTGSAGGIGTGLHIGDVVISDKMAYHDVDATGFGYKVGQLPQQELYFNADSTYVKKISDAAERTGLTARVGLIVTGDQFVDSKEKIATIKKSFPDALAAEMEGAAVAQTCAQFHTPFVVIRSMSDVGDEDASVNFDDFVLQAGRKSVTMLLNFLDQE, from the coding sequence ATGAAAATTGGTGTAATTGTTCCAATGGAAGAAGAAATTAAATTAATGAAGGAATCACTAACTGATGTTAAAGAGGAATCAGTTGCTGGTGTTGAATTTACAATTGGTAAATATAAGAACCATGATGTATATCTAGCTCAAAGTGGTATTGGTAAGGTTCAAGCTGGTATTACAACTGCTTTGATCAATGACCGTTATCAACCAGATTTTGTTGTTAATACAGGTTCAGCTGGTGGTATTGGTACTGGCTTACATATCGGTGATGTAGTCATTTCTGATAAAATGGCTTATCACGATGTTGATGCAACTGGTTTTGGCTACAAAGTTGGTCAACTTCCACAACAAGAGCTTTATTTCAATGCTGATTCCACTTACGTTAAGAAAATTTCTGACGCTGCCGAACGGACAGGTTTAACTGCACGTGTCGGATTAATTGTGACCGGAGACCAATTCGTTGACTCTAAAGAAAAAATTGCTACAATTAAAAAGTCGTTCCCAGATGCTTTAGCCGCTGAAATGGAAGGTGCCGCTGTGGCTCAAACTTGTGCACAATTCCATACACCATTTGTTGTTATTCGTTCAATGAGTGATGTGGGAGACGAAGATGCTAGTGTCAATTTTGACGATTTTGTTTTACAAGCCGGACGCAAATCAGTAACTATGTTGCTGAACTTTTTAGACCAAGAATAG
- a CDS encoding NUDIX hydrolase, which produces MEKEDSRYYEEVVAKKRMFGGKIFNVDVEQVVLPNGIPDIREVVQHHGAVAIIPFTNDGKMIFVRQWRTPLEQETLEIPAGKIDPDEGSDLKEVALREMDEELGMTTDKLEKVTAFFASPGYSNEKLTVFKATDLKEVEFKRPLDPDEFLNVEKLTLDEAKAQVEAGVICDSKSIYAITYWELLQAREK; this is translated from the coding sequence ATGGAAAAAGAAGACTCAAGATACTACGAAGAGGTTGTTGCTAAAAAACGGATGTTTGGCGGCAAAATCTTTAACGTTGACGTGGAACAAGTTGTTTTGCCTAACGGTATTCCTGATATTCGTGAGGTTGTACAACATCATGGTGCTGTGGCGATTATTCCGTTTACTAATGATGGCAAGATGATTTTTGTTAGACAATGGCGGACACCTTTAGAACAAGAAACTTTAGAAATTCCAGCCGGAAAAATTGATCCAGATGAAGGTAGTGACTTGAAAGAAGTTGCTTTACGTGAAATGGATGAAGAGTTGGGGATGACAACTGACAAGCTAGAAAAGGTAACGGCCTTTTTTGCTAGCCCGGGTTATTCCAATGAAAAATTAACTGTCTTTAAGGCAACTGACTTGAAGGAAGTTGAATTCAAACGTCCACTTGATCCAGATGAATTCTTGAATGTTGAAAAACTAACTCTTGATGAAGCCAAAGCTCAAGTTGAGGCTGGTGTAATTTGTGATTCGAAATCAATTTATGCCATTACTTATTGGGAGTTATTACAAGCAAGGGAAAAATAA
- a CDS encoding cold-shock protein has product MFTGKIVRFNNDRGFGFISNDGEDIFFFADSVLNRDDYFIKNGLTVSYEVAPGYKGPQAVNITIKEEEESAE; this is encoded by the coding sequence ATGTTTACCGGAAAAATTGTAAGATTTAATAATGATCGTGGCTTTGGTTTTATTAGTAACGATGGCGAGGATATTTTCTTCTTTGCTGACTCAGTGTTGAACCGTGATGACTATTTCATCAAGAACGGTTTGACGGTTAGCTATGAAGTTGCGCCCGGTTATAAGGGACCACAAGCTGTCAATATTACCATTAAAGAAGAGGAAGAAAGTGCTGAATAG
- the ileS gene encoding isoleucine--tRNA ligase, which produces MRVKDTLNLGKTKFPMRGSLPTKEAEWQKAWEENKLYERRQKLNEGKPTFELLDGPPFANGDIHMGHALNKISKDIIVRYKSMNGFRAPYVPGWDTHGLPIEQQLAKKGVKRKEMSLSDYRKLCFEFAQGEIKKQMAGFKRLGISADWDHPYITYQPEFEKAEVEVFGEMVDKGYIYRGKKPVYWSPSSESTLAEAEVEYKDIKSPSIFVAFKVRDGKGVVDQDASFIIWTTTPWTIPSNEAICVNPKFIYSEVNADGKKYVVAQERLQYVQEQLGWENVEVIKTIQGRDLEGLTATHPFYDRESLLILGNHVTLDDGTGLVHTAPGFGADDFVVGMKYKLPIFSPIDAQGKFTDEVPEYEGVFYDDANKIIADRMKENGSLLKLSFFTHSYPHDWRTKKPVIFRATPQWFASIDKFRQQILDEIEKIDFMPDWGKTRLYNMIRDRGDWVISRQRAWGVPLPIFYAENGDPIMTKETIDHVADLFGKYGSNVWAERDAKDLLPEGFTYPGSPNGKFTKETDILDVWFDSGTAHSGVAKTRDNLTFPADLILEGSDQYRGWFNSMLVTSVAAYGVAPYKAILSQGFTLDKNGVKMSKSLGNVIAPSDIERQFGAEIIRLWVASVDSSSDVSVSVDSFKQVSETYRKIRNTIRFMLANTTDFDPKTNAVAYNDLRPEDKYVTVKLNDLVKEVLADYDKYDFADVSKDVVSFIVNEMSTFYLDFAKDVVYIDAEDSHARRSMQTVIYNVAVKLAKLLTPILPHTMEQVWEYLKEPEDFVQLAEMPKVEEIADQAEIEKDWSVFMDFRDNVLKSLEVARADKLIGKSLEAKVTVKPSADLKAVLDKINSNFGQLLIVSQFALTDADLDGADKYELADVLVEKAEGDVCQRCRMIKTDVGSDENYPTFCARCAKIVAAEYPETMTDGFDEK; this is translated from the coding sequence ATGCGAGTAAAAGATACTTTAAATTTAGGTAAAACTAAATTTCCAATGCGTGGTAGTTTACCTACCAAAGAAGCTGAATGGCAAAAAGCTTGGGAAGAAAATAAACTTTATGAACGTCGTCAAAAATTAAATGAAGGTAAGCCAACTTTTGAACTACTAGATGGCCCTCCATTTGCTAATGGTGATATCCATATGGGACATGCTTTAAATAAGATCTCAAAGGATATTATCGTTCGTTATAAATCAATGAATGGTTTCCGTGCACCTTACGTACCTGGTTGGGATACTCATGGTCTTCCAATCGAACAACAACTTGCTAAAAAAGGTGTTAAACGTAAGGAAATGAGCCTTTCTGATTATCGTAAGTTATGTTTTGAATTTGCCCAAGGTGAAATTAAGAAACAAATGGCAGGATTCAAACGTTTGGGAATTTCTGCAGATTGGGATCACCCATACATTACTTACCAACCAGAATTTGAAAAAGCTGAAGTAGAAGTTTTTGGTGAAATGGTTGATAAAGGTTACATTTACCGTGGTAAGAAGCCAGTTTACTGGTCACCATCTTCAGAATCTACTTTAGCTGAAGCCGAAGTTGAATATAAAGATATTAAGTCACCATCAATTTTTGTTGCTTTCAAAGTACGTGATGGTAAAGGTGTTGTTGATCAAGATGCTTCATTCATTATTTGGACAACTACTCCATGGACAATCCCATCAAACGAAGCTATCTGTGTGAACCCTAAGTTCATTTATAGCGAAGTTAATGCTGACGGTAAGAAATACGTTGTTGCTCAAGAAAGATTGCAATACGTTCAAGAACAATTAGGTTGGGAAAATGTTGAAGTTATTAAGACGATTCAAGGTCGTGATCTTGAAGGCCTCACAGCTACACATCCTTTCTATGACCGTGAATCACTCTTGATTCTTGGTAACCACGTTACACTTGATGATGGTACTGGTTTAGTTCATACAGCCCCTGGATTTGGTGCTGATGACTTTGTTGTTGGTATGAAATACAAATTACCAATCTTCTCACCAATCGATGCTCAAGGTAAGTTTACTGATGAAGTACCTGAATATGAAGGTGTCTTCTATGATGATGCTAATAAGATCATTGCTGACAGAATGAAAGAAAATGGTTCACTTTTGAAACTAAGTTTCTTCACTCACAGTTATCCACATGATTGGCGTACAAAGAAACCAGTTATTTTCCGTGCTACACCACAATGGTTTGCATCAATCGACAAGTTCAGACAACAAATTCTTGATGAAATCGAAAAAATCGACTTCATGCCTGACTGGGGTAAAACTCGTCTTTACAACATGATTCGTGATCGTGGTGACTGGGTAATTTCAAGACAACGTGCTTGGGGTGTTCCACTACCAATTTTCTATGCTGAAAATGGCGATCCAATCATGACTAAAGAGACAATTGATCATGTTGCTGACTTATTCGGTAAATATGGTTCAAACGTTTGGGCTGAACGTGATGCTAAGGATCTTCTACCAGAAGGCTTTACATATCCAGGTAGTCCCAATGGTAAATTTACTAAGGAAACAGATATCTTGGATGTTTGGTTCGACTCTGGGACAGCGCATTCAGGTGTTGCCAAGACTCGTGACAACTTAACATTCCCAGCTGACTTGATTCTTGAAGGTTCTGACCAATATCGTGGTTGGTTCAACTCAATGCTTGTAACTTCAGTTGCTGCTTATGGTGTTGCACCTTATAAAGCTATTCTTTCACAAGGATTCACCCTTGATAAGAACGGCGTTAAGATGAGTAAATCACTTGGTAATGTTATTGCTCCTAGCGATATCGAAAGACAATTCGGTGCTGAAATTATTCGTCTCTGGGTTGCTTCAGTTGATTCAAGTTCTGACGTTTCTGTTTCAGTGGACTCATTCAAACAAGTTTCTGAAACATATCGTAAGATTAGAAATACCATCAGATTTATGTTAGCTAATACAACTGACTTTGATCCTAAGACTAATGCTGTTGCATACAATGACCTTCGTCCAGAAGACAAGTACGTAACTGTTAAGTTAAATGACCTCGTTAAAGAAGTTCTAGCTGACTATGATAAGTATGACTTTGCTGACGTATCAAAAGACGTTGTTAGTTTCATCGTTAATGAAATGTCAACATTCTACTTAGATTTTGCTAAAGATGTCGTTTACATTGATGCTGAAGATTCACATGCACGTCGTTCAATGCAAACTGTTATTTATAACGTTGCTGTTAAATTAGCTAAGTTATTGACCCCAATCTTGCCTCATACTATGGAACAAGTTTGGGAATACTTGAAGGAACCAGAAGATTTCGTACAACTAGCAGAAATGCCTAAGGTTGAAGAAATTGCTGATCAAGCTGAAATTGAAAAAGACTGGTCAGTCTTCATGGACTTTAGAGATAACGTCTTGAAGTCACTTGAAGTTGCCCGTGCTGATAAGTTGATTGGTAAGTCACTTGAAGCTAAAGTAACTGTTAAACCAAGTGCAGATTTGAAGGCCGTTCTTGATAAAATCAATAGTAACTTTGGTCAATTATTGATCGTGTCACAATTTGCCTTAACTGATGCTGATTTAGACGGTGCTGACAAGTATGAACTTGCTGATGTATTAGTTGAAAAAGCTGAAGGCGATGTTTGTCAAAGATGTCGTATGATCAAGACAGATGTCGGTAGTGATGAAAATTATCCAACATTCTGTGCTAGATGTGCTAAAATTGTTGCTGCAGAGTATCCAGAAACAATGACAGATGGCTTTGATGAAAAATAG
- a CDS encoding DivIVA domain-containing protein, protein MVLSPVEIHDKEFDSKFRGYDRDQVDSFLKQAAQDYNLALQKNAQLEKELKETSEQLKYFTDMKDALNQSILVAQEAAEKVKTESEQEAQIIVEESQKKARDLLNQSTEKSNQILQDASERARQVTIETDNLKRSVNSFRQGLQGMLKQQLDMVDSPEWSKLNDGTSTDKLKQEVGDQTNSQMDPNYQADQPNNQQDYENDQNSVFNSEQMNYNDNIQNDQPDESYTINHQQNEPTFNFKDDTDNDNSKKE, encoded by the coding sequence ATGGTATTATCACCAGTAGAAATACATGATAAAGAATTTGATAGTAAATTTCGAGGCTATGACCGCGACCAAGTTGACAGCTTTCTGAAGCAAGCAGCTCAAGACTATAATTTGGCATTGCAAAAAAATGCGCAATTAGAAAAAGAACTTAAAGAAACTTCAGAACAGTTGAAATACTTTACTGATATGAAAGATGCTTTGAATCAATCGATTTTAGTTGCGCAAGAAGCGGCTGAAAAAGTTAAAACTGAATCTGAGCAAGAAGCACAAATTATTGTCGAAGAATCACAAAAAAAAGCTCGTGATTTATTGAATCAATCGACTGAAAAATCTAATCAAATCTTGCAAGATGCTTCTGAGCGTGCTCGTCAAGTCACGATTGAAACTGACAACTTGAAGCGGAGTGTCAATTCCTTCCGTCAAGGGTTACAGGGAATGTTGAAGCAACAGTTAGATATGGTCGACAGTCCAGAGTGGTCAAAACTTAATGACGGTACATCTACCGATAAACTTAAACAAGAAGTTGGCGACCAGACAAACTCACAAATGGACCCAAATTATCAAGCTGATCAACCAAATAATCAACAAGATTATGAAAATGACCAAAATTCGGTTTTCAATTCCGAGCAAATGAATTATAATGACAATATTCAGAATGATCAGCCGGATGAATCTTACACGATCAATCATCAACAAAATGAACCAACGTTCAATTTTAAAGATGATACCGACAATGATAATTCTAAAAAAGAATAA
- a CDS encoding RNA-binding protein: protein MDDKKTIIGGGFFRPEEKTFIDKVSDILLKAQTMYTPQLTDFLNLREQTILNNLINKYDDLFVHYFGGYDGAERVRGIIAPDYFVPKESDYGIAMYEIRYPEKFANLHHGQILGSLTGSGVERDRFGDIITDGENWQFFVFESMSDYIEDQVKKIGPYKIHLIAKSFNDLLLPKDESTDETITVQSLRLDTIISDVYDLSRQNAKALVEHGKVQINWVVNKNASSFITITDTLSTRGYGRIRINDIMGRSKNKKYLLSVNIIKK from the coding sequence ATGGATGATAAAAAAACAATCATTGGTGGAGGTTTTTTCCGTCCAGAAGAGAAAACGTTCATTGATAAAGTAAGCGATATTTTACTAAAAGCTCAAACAATGTACACTCCACAACTCACTGATTTTTTGAATCTGCGTGAACAGACGATTTTAAATAACTTGATCAATAAATATGACGATTTGTTCGTTCACTACTTTGGTGGTTATGATGGTGCAGAACGAGTCAGGGGAATAATTGCTCCTGACTATTTTGTACCCAAAGAGTCGGATTATGGAATCGCAATGTATGAGATTCGTTATCCAGAAAAATTTGCTAATTTGCATCACGGTCAAATATTAGGCTCCTTAACGGGATCAGGCGTTGAACGTGACCGTTTTGGAGACATTATTACCGATGGCGAAAATTGGCAATTTTTTGTTTTTGAGTCAATGAGTGATTACATTGAAGACCAAGTTAAAAAAATTGGGCCATATAAGATTCATTTAATTGCGAAGAGCTTCAATGATTTGCTATTACCAAAAGATGAGTCGACTGATGAGACAATCACTGTTCAATCATTACGTTTGGACACGATTATTTCAGATGTATATGATCTATCACGACAAAATGCGAAAGCATTAGTTGAACATGGTAAAGTCCAGATTAATTGGGTTGTGAATAAAAATGCTAGCTCATTTATTACAATTACTGATACACTAAGTACCAGAGGCTATGGCCGAATAAGAATTAATGATATTATGGGTCGATCAAAGAATAAAAAATACTTACTTTCGGTCAATATCATTAAGAAATAG
- a CDS encoding YggT family protein, with product MDRILSGLPFIISMAFQLYEFIIFVYCLLSFIPSLYNSAFGRFIVALVAPFLNLIRKIIPTSIGFLDFSPIIALIVIQLLQKAVFLII from the coding sequence ATGGATCGAATTTTAAGTGGCTTGCCATTTATCATCAGCATGGCTTTTCAATTGTATGAATTCATAATTTTTGTATACTGTTTGTTATCCTTTATACCTTCACTATACAATTCAGCTTTTGGAAGGTTCATCGTTGCATTGGTGGCACCATTCTTAAATCTAATCAGAAAAATTATACCAACAAGTATAGGTTTTCTTGATTTCTCTCCAATAATTGCACTTATCGTAATTCAATTATTGCAGAAAGCGGTATTCTTAATAATCTAA
- a CDS encoding cell division protein SepF, with protein sequence MAFEKLGSFFGINDDEDFEEKAVGQTNTEQPKSNYSNNEKVVSMSTASEARTKSSSKIAIYQPRVYSDAKVIAKQLLNNKAVIVNFNNVNDAQSKRIVDFLTGTIFALNGEIKRVGEKIFLCTPPKFEIDGSIPDINE encoded by the coding sequence ATGGCATTTGAAAAATTAGGCAGTTTCTTTGGTATTAATGATGATGAGGACTTTGAAGAAAAAGCCGTTGGTCAAACTAATACTGAACAACCTAAATCAAATTATTCAAATAATGAAAAGGTAGTATCAATGAGTACAGCTAGTGAGGCAAGGACTAAATCAAGTAGTAAAATTGCAATTTATCAACCAAGAGTTTACTCAGATGCAAAAGTTATTGCCAAGCAACTTTTGAATAATAAAGCTGTAATTGTTAATTTTAATAATGTCAATGATGCACAATCGAAGAGAATCGTAGACTTTTTAACAGGTACTATCTTTGCCTTAAATGGTGAAATTAAACGTGTTGGAGAAAAAATCTTTCTTTGTACACCACCTAAGTTTGAAATTGATGGAAGCATACCAGATATAAACGAATAA